One sulfur-oxidizing endosymbiont of Gigantopelta aegis genomic region harbors:
- a CDS encoding transposase domain-containing protein, which yields METAKANDIEPYAYMVYVLTQLPYADTVEKLEALLPWNFKKSELEKVKNAVR from the coding sequence ATTGAAACCGCTAAGGCCAATGATATTGAGCCATATGCGTATATGGTCTATGTATTAACCCAATTACCTTATGCGGATACGGTTGAAAAGCTGGAAGCATTGCTTCCCTGGAATTTTAAAAAATCAGAATTGGAAAAGGTAAAGAACGCTGTTCGTTAA
- a CDS encoding site-specific integrase, whose protein sequence is MTFLLKKHKEVGNTKRTDQVFNITRFNSKYHGLTCSVEQVSGFFKRLKKNTGISVSPHRFRHTMASELGNTTNINILTLSNILGHSDLRVTRQYVETDLAPQMELIKILEQSLTKRINRSQ, encoded by the coding sequence TTGACGTTTTTACTGAAGAAACACAAAGAAGTTGGTAATACAAAACGAACTGACCAGGTTTTTAATATCACAAGGTTCAACTCAAAATATCATGGATTAACTTGTAGCGTTGAACAAGTGAGTGGATTTTTTAAAAGACTTAAAAAAAATACGGGTATATCCGTATCCCCTCACCGGTTTCGCCATACCATGGCCTCAGAATTGGGTAATACCACCAATATTAATATATTAACTCTTTCAAATATACTAGGACACTCAGATCTGAGAGTGACTCGTCAGTATGTTGAGACTGATTTGGCACCACAAATGGAATTGATAAAAATATTAGAACAAAGCTTGACAAAAAGAATTAATCGCTCACAATAA